The genomic DNA ATTACTGTTATTATATGATGAATAAAAAGGCATCCATAACAGAATAtcactttatttctttgttgtgtaatctttattttgtaatcTTTATGTTCAAAGAGCCCAACTCTAAGTTAACAGACCCTTTCAGACGTGAtggaacattttgtaaaagtgtgtctctttgtttggaagaacaaaaaaagtttcaaatctTATgctaaacaacaaaaatcaattCAAACATAAGTCAGGTTTGCTTCGCCCTCAGAGGGAGAAACCAAAATGGCACGCGTAATTGCGCAGCATTGCACCTTCAGAAATACGCATGGATAATTTCGTTTTCCACACAACTTGTTGGAATGAGTCAGATAGACAAACTGTCTTTGAACCAAAGTTACACTTTGTTCTAGGTTTAAATATTcgtttattttgaagaaaaaaaacctagtGACTCATTTGCATCAAATGTAAATCTACTGATGTTCAGTACATCTTCACAAATATGCGGTTTGATCTGATGTCTAGACGTTTATCGGCTCCTTTGCATATCACGTGCTTGGCCCTGGCCAATAACCTCGCGATCTTTCTGTACTCAGGCGTGCTGGTATCGTTACTCTCCCGGAGTCCCTGTCTCTGCTCAGTTGAGTGGATTTGGAAAAAGAGCTGGTCCTCTCGATGTAGGGCATGCTATGACCGCTTCATTACTCCTCCACTCGCACTGGATCGACCCGGTGATGTTTCTCTACGACAGTGGCCTGGATGAAAGAAGCAAGAACATGGAGGGATTTACTGGAGGCAATTTTGCAGCAAATCAGTGCAGGAATTTGTTAGCGCATCCAACTTCGCTGGCTCCCAGCACCACTTACACTGCGAGTGAGGTGCCAGTGTCTGGCATGGGGGAGCCTGGCAAACAATGCAGTCCCTGTTCTGCCACTCAGAGCTCTCCAAATGCGTCTTTGCCTTATGGATACTTTGGCAGCAGTTATTACCCGTGCAGGATGTCACACGGCAGCGTCAAGGCGTGCGCTCAGCCCTCTGGATATGGCGATAAATACATGGACTCATCCGTCTCTGGTGAGGAGTTCTCAACCAGGGCAAAGGAATTTGCATTTTATCAGGGTTATTCCTCGAGTCCTTACCAGCCCAGTTACCTGGACGTGCCTGTGGTACCTGCACTGAGTGCTCCATCTGAGCCCAGACACGAGTCACTGCTGCCCATGGAGCCCTACCAGCCCTGGGCCATCACTAATGGCTGGAGTGGTCAAGTTTACTGCGCCAAGGAGCAGCCACAGTCAAACCCTCTATGGAAATCCTCTTTGCAAGGtaatttttaacatttttattgacaGAGAAATATGCAATGTGCAAGTGGATGTGTATGTAAAACTTGTCAATATTTGAATTAAAGGCAAAtgcaaaatcaaacattttaacaggCAGTATTTGaatgttcacattaaaaaacacacaatttttATTACAATTAAACATGTTCTATATGATGCAATTTGAACAAATTAAATTGTAAAAACGCTTTTTTCTTATATCTCCACAGACACCATATCTGGAGGTGACAGCTCTATCCGCCGGGGGAGAAAGAAGCGCGTGCCATACACAAAGGTTCAGTTAAAGGAGTTGGAGAGAGAATACAACGCCAACAAATTCATCACCAAGGATAAAAGGAGAAGGATATCCGCACAGACAAATCTGACTGAGAGACAAGTGACAATCTGGTTTCAAAACCGCCGCGTAAAGGAGAAAAAAGTGGTCAATAAATTCAAGAGCTCCAGTtagctgtggaaaaaaaaaaatgaaacggGAGAGGAAGTGCGGACACGGATGTGCCTTCATCCAAAAAACTGTGCGATAATTTATTACATGATATGAACGGCCTTTTGGTCGCCAGAATGGCTCTGTTTTTGACTTGCACATTTCCTTCCTCGCGTTTAATTGGAACCAGTCGGTGCAGCCTGTTGACAGGAGGTCGGAAATGGTTTGCAACATTTTGACCAAGGCGAGTCTGAGAGGGCTCCTTTAAATACTCATCAGAAAATAAGACATTCTGTTAGAAGCCATGGGACACCCTGAGTGATCCTGCGCTTTTGTATCACTTAATTCAATCCGGAATTTAAAATTGATGTCCTTAAAATAAGCACCTATAGAACCAATTTACagcaaatacatttgaaaagtcATTTTCAACCCGTGATCCTCAAAGAAAGGCTAAAGTGTAACAAAAAGTGTTGATATgatagaatacattttttttgcaattactCACAAGGGGTTAAAGACAGGGGGGGAAAGGTGATGAAGCTTATGCGTAAATTCTCCGCTTGGAACTCTCACTGACAGGATGTACACTACGGCCTTGTTTTGATTAATTCAATCTCTGTTCATTAATCTACCAGTATTTGTGAAACGTAATCAAACGTGAACACTGAGCATTTCAATACTTACTTCTGTTTTGATTGCTTTTTGAGCCTAGAATAACTCTGACTGACCTGTCAGTCACCAGCGATTTTGCAAGGAAGTGCTGGAAACTTTGACatatatttaaacatgtaaataccCCCTGACTGCCACTatctattctatttttttttgactgcaATAGTCAAAGTTTTTGACAATAAATGTTTGAGAGACGTAATGTGagttttgtcattttcattAATTATCCTCAGTCGAAGTGAAGTTGGACATTTCTGATTGCTTGATAGAGAACTTCCAAATCGTATTCGTCAACAGGCCTCCATCGGACAGTAAAGCCACTGCGGGCCTCAGGTTTAGGAGTTTATGTCGCCATCTAGTGGCGAAACCCTGTCAGCACAGTGTCTTCTCACTCATGCCTATCATATCCATCTGTCTGTACTTAAaggcgtgtgtgcatgtgcgcgTGCAATATCCAGTATTTACACCAGTTTGCCTATATCAGTAtattttttctcaacatttgaAATCAAAGAAACACTCATAAACATAATTCACACAATGAAAAAACTGATTCTCCTTTGAGAACATTATGTGTATGCAcaagaaagactttaagaatatttattattctttttattattttataattgtaGAGGAATACTCTACAAGTTGTGGCCAAGATTTACGTGTTATTTACCTGTATTCACATTTAGACATTTGGCTCCACATCTCAgctcattttgtttccttttagaaattagttttttttttctcaagtcaTTGTTCAATCATGCGTAATTTCTTGCCTAAGCATTTGTAGCCTTCAGGTACTGAAGTTTGCATGAAGTTGAATCTGTTCTTGGACTTTTTTGAAGAGTAAAATTCAACTTTTCGTTTCCAACATGCCTACAGTTTTGAACATGATCACTTTATTATCCAGCATTGCATCTCAAATCGGAATCTTTAAGGTTAAGTctgtttaatttatgttttgatTTCCAATTATTGTgggataataaaaaaaggacaccttgttttttttaattgatttttacGAATTTGCATTTTAACGAAAAGGAAGAATAGTGTGAAACAGACGTGCAAAAATCCTTTCAGATTAAAGTTGCCAGCTTGATCTGATTTTTTGCCTTCTACTTACTAAAATGGAATCATTCATTATTAATGTATTATGATGTGGTCATGATCCACATTACAGTACCATCATAGACAGTGACATTTATCAGCTTGAATGTTAATTTCCCACACAATTTGTTCTCAGAATAAAACATACCtgcattgtgaaaagtttgacgtcattttctttcaaatgaaaGTTGAAGCCTGCACTGACCTCCAAACTGTTCAAACACTCTTTATCACTCTGTTCGCTTATGACAACTTGTGGGTAATAGTTAGATGATCACATATCTACAAACATGACTTAAAACAGTATTCGCCGGTAACTCAGAGTGCCAGTCAGGCTTTTTATCAGCCTTTATACTTTTTACTTCAATGCAGAGAAGCTGGACTGCTGTCACAGCTTCTGTTTCAGTGATAATGTTGGTGTTATTATTGATCCACATTGATGAGTAAAGGTCTCTTTAGAAACCTCCCTCTATAGCTCGTCCTCATCCCTTCTGATGCTCTGTGTCATTGCGCCCCCTAACAGCCGCACATGTTAGTGCATCTCACTCACGAAGACCCGTATGTGCAGGCCTAAAGcaagctgaagaagaaaagagtaACAACACTGATGACCTCTTTCCAAGATAACGTCTAGAATCAAACTAACACACTAAATGTTCCGAAACTCTttacattaaaatgtcaaatgtgagCTGAGGTGGTGGCGCCTTCTCAAAGACATTGGAGtcaaatgaacacacaaagcACCAAAGAAACTCATCTTTTGTGTGTTATGATGGACGTTTACGCTGATCATTTAATATGTTTGTCGTTCGTTTGTTTGGGTGGCCTTCAATGAAATGCCAGTGAATAAAATCCAAGTTTTCTCCGAATAAAccaggaacaaaaaaataaaaataaatgggaCAGAGTTggctttaacacatttttttttttttttttacatctaacCAATATTTCCCCTTCCACTTTCTGAGAGCACATTCACAACCACCAACACATTTAacagtttttgttcatttttttttatctgcaatcCAGagcattatattatatttgtcATCACAGCACATACTGCCACAACATAAAGTTAGAAAGGTTTGTAACACTTCTCTTAGAGCTGTTATAGAGTCATGACAgtttaaataatgactttagCGAGACAATATAACGCACATTCTCACATTAAACACAACCAGAAAGAAAGTGGAAGTATAGTGAGGTCAATCTAAGCCCACAGTCGATTTATTTGTGTATGTATTTGAGTTGTTATATTTCACGGGGAAAGTTAATAGTTAATAACACGATTAACAATAAACATCTGGTTAGAACTTAAGCAATTGAACATTCGAGGTACTAAAGACTCGTAAAAAaacctaaatataaataatgactAAATTTGCTGCAAACGTCCTATCTGCAAACCTCTAATCCTCTTGAATTTTACGAATTTTGGAATTTCTAGAAACACTAAATGGTTTAGTTTCCTGTCGAACAGTTTCTCTTTAAAGACACAATCCAAGATCCAAATCTAAACACATTCTGAGCCTCAgcagcaaaacacaacattgaacCCTGCTGTCCCGCTCTCATTGATTTACAGCTCCTTTGATTCATTGAAAACTATCATTGAATTGTGAAATATTTCCCTATAACAACAGCGATTCTCATTACGAAAGAGTCAAATACACATCAAGTGTTCGTATCCTTTTTTGACTGTAATGTTTAATGTTATTTCACTGTACACTGTACACTGTACACTGTACCTGTAACACAGcatttacacatgcacaaaagcTTAACACGCTCGTCTTTAACCACAATATTTACAAGTAGGATTGCCTATAATACTAATAAGTGTATCCTGTGAAATGAACTCATGCAGGAACAGGAAATGTAAGAGCGCTTAAATGAAACCAAATACCTTCTTTAGTGTCTGCGAAATCTAAATGAAACCAgacacactgtttttattttaaaataaatatcagttATATCATCCATTGGGAaagatttagatattttagtacCTTTGGATAGTTTAACGTTTTTCACACTGAATAAAATACGTTTCATATTTCTAAGTGCGCGTGCTTCAGGTTAAAggcctgatttaaaaaaaaaaaaaaaaagtatttgcatCTTTCATGACACTCTAAAACAACCAGCCTTGACTTTCACGTGGATATAAGAAATTGTTAAATAAGCCCCACTTCACCTTAAATATAATACAGTTTTAATGCATCTTAATTATTATTCCGGTAGGACTACTGGTGGGTTAAAATGACTATTACATCTAATacaatcattgtttttttctctcatgatAACCGGCTGGATGTCATGGTTTTTGTTTACACGCAGCCTCCATGCTTAGCAGCCACTCGATCTCTATGAAAACGGTCTCATTTTATATTCGTGGATTAACGCAACATTTACTGACCCGGGTTAAACGTGAACCCAGTGTTTTTGTGgttgaagctgctgtgagaCGCGGAGGGATACTGGACCACTCCTGTTGCCTGACTATTTAGCATGCgtgtgagagtttttttttttttttttttttttttgtaaacataagGAGAGGCGTTATTGTTAAATTTATCACGCGAGAAAATTAAACGAGTAACAGTTTCACACAGTAAATGCGCACCATTAAAGTCGAAGCACCTGTGCAGAGAGAAACGTGTCAGGCTATCAGCCTTTGATTGATGAAGAGTGAATTCGGACTAAATTCAAAATGGACTGCAAAACATGAACAGCGATATGAGGCACATGTGCCCACTTACACTGCAGTGATGACAAATGGAAATGGATTGCAGTGGGGGAAATAGTCCGTGTCCAAAGGCGAGAGCCCCCCTCGCTAAATATCTTTAGTATTCATAGCCTATAAACAGCATGCGTATGTTTGCACTGGACGTTAAACGCATGCTCGGTCGCTTTATCGTGACTTCGTGGATAATACTCATATGAACTATACATGCTTCCTTCCCTCGTCGAATAGTTAACCAGACATTTACATTTGTACACATCCTGCACGTGCGTAATGGGTCAGTGCCATTACTCGTGCAATCTAAACACATTAAAAGGGCTTACCAACTTTTACGCATACATAAAAGAAATAGCATGAAATAAGTGATCCGATCGTGCAAATCTGTAGAACATGTAGGCCTGTATGCTAAAACGCTggtccaaacaaacacacgacAGACAACACACGGCCCTCTTTAAAGTCTATTGTCTATGTCTCACTAAAGTGCACTCTATATGACTACATGACTCCGCCACTCGTGGACTGTGTCAGTCTAAATATAGCCTGGGTGGCTAAGTTAAGTCATACCGGCCACTGGTACAATGATGACAACTTTTCATTTAGATCGAATTCATTCTTAATAGCTTCCAAAATAAGTGACACATAAACGGTTCGTGCCCAAATGATCAGagcatgttgtttgtttgagcaAATCCAATGATGTTTGTGTCTTAGGCCTTACATGCGTGACAAAGTGTTGCCTTCACTCTAAATATGTGATCTTTGTCTTTGAAACGTCTCCGCTGAGGTTAAGGTTAAGGTGAGGATTAGCTCGAAAAACGAACGAAAAgctttgcaaaaataaaacatttgaaacagcTTTAATGCTGTAATACATAATGCTCgtttttgtatttacattgtaATGTTATACCTCAACGTTAATGGCTATAGTTAGATATATTCTAGTCTACAACGCAAAACGTGTTTAAATATCCAGCCAGGTCAAAATAGCATAAACTATGCCTGTGCGTAATTCCTCGGATGTATTTTCCTTCCCAAATGTCTTCTTTATAGACTCATTGCCTCTTATAGCCTACACATTGAGGCGTAGGCTAGCTGTCATTTTGTGCCAGTGGTCACATGGCTTTGGCCCTCAGGAATGGATAGAGATGGATCCCCACGTCAGCTTGTACGTCTAAGGATTTCTGCTCCAGCAGTCTGTCTCAAAGTGACTGGAGCTGAGCGCGCGGAGGAACTATGAGCGGATTTTTATAAGAAGGGTTTTCCAGCAGCAGAATATGGATTTTGATGAGCGGATCCCTGCCTCC from Labrus mixtus chromosome 11, fLabMix1.1, whole genome shotgun sequence includes the following:
- the hoxa13b gene encoding homeobox protein Hox-A13b; its protein translation is MTASLLLHSHWIDPVMFLYDSGLDERSKNMEGFTGGNFAANQCRNLLAHPTSLAPSTTYTASEVPVSGMGEPGKQCSPCSATQSSPNASLPYGYFGSSYYPCRMSHGSVKACAQPSGYGDKYMDSSVSGEEFSTRAKEFAFYQGYSSSPYQPSYLDVPVVPALSAPSEPRHESLLPMEPYQPWAITNGWSGQVYCAKEQPQSNPLWKSSLQDTISGGDSSIRRGRKKRVPYTKVQLKELEREYNANKFITKDKRRRISAQTNLTERQVTIWFQNRRVKEKKVVNKFKSSS